A portion of the Bifidobacterium sp. ESL0800 genome contains these proteins:
- a CDS encoding sterol carrier family protein, producing MAAIREQDISKGMAALDAWRKAADTHRGEPLEARLAFSPDGLPRNTWAMAVRYSLYLLENKAPGPGVEVRVAPWSAVKILDGPESDPHNLTPPDVIELDPDVWLRLACGLTTWSEEKEAGRISAVGERDDLSALLPLD from the coding sequence ATGGCAGCGATACGGGAACAGGACATTTCGAAGGGTATGGCGGCGCTGGATGCGTGGCGCAAGGCGGCGGACACGCATCGTGGCGAACCGCTTGAGGCGAGACTTGCGTTTTCACCGGACGGCTTGCCGCGCAACACGTGGGCGATGGCGGTGCGATATTCCTTGTATCTGTTGGAAAACAAGGCTCCCGGGCCCGGCGTTGAAGTACGCGTGGCGCCGTGGAGCGCGGTGAAAATCCTCGACGGCCCGGAGTCGGACCCGCACAATCTCACCCCGCCCGACGTCATTGAGCTCGACCCGGACGTGTGGTTACGCTTGGCCTGCGGACTGACGACGTGGTCCGAGGAAAAGGAAGCAGGCCGCATCAGCGCGGTAGGCGAGCGCGACGACCTCAGCGCGCTGCTGCCGCTGGATTGA
- the trpS gene encoding tryptophan--tRNA ligase, translating into MADEQNDTETEQVTAAGNEISASFVAAKKRSDAVSAKLEKDPGKFTMLTGDRPTGRLHLGHYFGTLKGRVEMQNKGVHTNILIADYQVITDRDTTEHIGENTLGLVLDYLAAGIDPTKTMIFTHSATPAENQLMLPFLSLVTEAELERNPTVKAEKEASGHALTGLLLTYPVHQACDILFCKGNVVPVGKDQLPHIEITRTIARRFNERYAKKHPVFPEPVAILSDAPEIPGLDGRKMSKSYGNAISLSATAEETAKLIKKSPTDSERRITFDPVKRPQVSALLTTAGLVTGRDPKDIAEEIGDAGAGALKQYVIKSVNDYLAPHRERRAELAKDMDSVRDILHDGNKRANAIAEETLDQVREAMGMKY; encoded by the coding sequence ATGGCGGACGAACAGAACGACACGGAAACGGAACAAGTCACTGCGGCGGGCAACGAAATAAGCGCAAGTTTCGTAGCGGCGAAGAAGCGCTCCGACGCGGTTTCGGCGAAACTTGAGAAGGACCCGGGCAAGTTCACGATGCTCACCGGCGACCGCCCGACCGGACGCCTGCACCTCGGCCATTATTTCGGCACACTCAAGGGGCGCGTCGAGATGCAGAACAAAGGCGTGCACACCAACATCCTGATCGCGGATTACCAGGTGATCACCGACCGCGACACCACCGAACACATCGGCGAGAACACGCTCGGCCTGGTGCTTGACTACCTCGCGGCGGGCATCGACCCGACCAAGACCATGATCTTCACACACTCGGCCACACCCGCCGAAAACCAGCTCATGCTGCCGTTCCTCTCACTCGTGACCGAAGCCGAGCTCGAGCGCAACCCCACGGTGAAGGCCGAAAAGGAGGCCAGCGGCCACGCGCTCACCGGCCTGCTGCTGACCTACCCGGTGCACCAGGCGTGCGACATCCTCTTCTGCAAGGGCAACGTCGTGCCCGTGGGCAAGGACCAGCTGCCGCACATCGAGATCACACGCACCATTGCGCGGCGGTTCAACGAACGGTACGCGAAAAAGCACCCCGTGTTCCCCGAGCCGGTCGCGATCCTCTCCGACGCACCGGAGATTCCGGGTCTTGACGGGCGCAAGATGAGCAAGTCCTACGGCAACGCGATTTCGCTTTCCGCCACAGCCGAGGAGACGGCCAAGCTCATCAAGAAGAGCCCTACGGACTCCGAGCGTCGTATTACATTTGATCCGGTCAAACGCCCGCAGGTCTCGGCGCTTTTGACCACCGCCGGCTTGGTCACCGGGCGCGACCCGAAGGACATCGCCGAGGAAATCGGCGACGCCGGGGCCGGTGCGCTCAAGCAGTACGTCATCAAGTCCGTGAACGACTATCTGGCACCGCACCGCGAGCGCCGCGCCGAGCTCGCCAAAGACATGGACTCCGTGCGCGACATCCTGCACGACGGCAACAAGCGCGCCAACGCCATCGCCGAGGAAACCCTCGACCAGGTGCGCGAGGCCATGGGCATGAAGTACTGA
- a CDS encoding rhomboid family intramembrane serine protease, protein MTNENGIQRWYRKLRYEWAIEGPVMTWAIVVICVAVWLVEVLCKYASPQQFDVMLFNWSFIPGQAVLKPWTWFTSMFMHDPNVLHVLCNMLTLIAIGPFLEKMLGHWCFLAFYTICGLGAADGMMVSSYFTHDWATGGYGASGALFGLTAMLLLVAYRTHTDIRGMLVWVAINFAMPLFIPHVAWQAHVGGFVIGLLLTWLLLDGIPALRRRPLWVRMLVYGAILVVLLVVLAVVVTPSWVAQMELFAKHLNLQNLP, encoded by the coding sequence ATGACCAATGAGAACGGCATCCAACGATGGTATCGGAAACTTAGGTATGAGTGGGCGATCGAAGGTCCGGTAATGACTTGGGCGATTGTCGTCATTTGTGTGGCCGTGTGGCTGGTGGAGGTCCTCTGCAAATACGCTTCTCCGCAGCAATTCGACGTTATGCTTTTCAACTGGTCGTTCATTCCGGGGCAAGCGGTGTTGAAGCCATGGACTTGGTTCACCTCGATGTTTATGCATGATCCCAACGTGCTGCACGTGCTATGCAATATGCTTACGCTGATTGCCATCGGTCCGTTTCTGGAAAAGATGCTTGGCCATTGGTGCTTCCTCGCGTTTTATACGATCTGCGGTCTCGGTGCCGCTGACGGGATGATGGTTTCCAGCTATTTCACCCATGATTGGGCCACTGGTGGCTACGGAGCCTCCGGCGCGTTGTTCGGGCTTACCGCGATGCTGCTGTTGGTTGCCTATCGCACGCATACGGATATTCGCGGCATGCTGGTGTGGGTCGCCATCAATTTCGCGATGCCGCTATTTATCCCGCACGTGGCGTGGCAGGCTCATGTCGGCGGATTCGTGATTGGCCTGCTGCTGACTTGGTTGCTGCTGGACGGAATTCCCGCGCTGCGTCGCCGCCCGCTGTGGGTACGGATGCTGGTTTACGGCGCGATTCTGGTTGTGCTGCTGGTGGTGTTGGCAGTGGTGGTCACGCCTTCGTGGGTGGCCCAGATGGAGCTGTTCGCGAAACATCTCAATCTGCAAAATCTGCCGTAG
- a CDS encoding PLP-dependent aminotransferase family protein, translating into MSETENPKSKVFNSDPWYGSYAARADNMRASEIRALFATASRPDVVSLAGGMPYLKYLPFKELSQLIAKMLVDKGDVAWQYGSAQGDPHLREDVLQIMALEGIKDVQPDDVVISNGSQNAIDLVTRIMCDPGDVVITEAPNYVGALGVFASFQVEVVNAMTDADGLIPESFEETIVAQQKAGKKVKFLYTVPNFHNPAGVTMSVERRPKILEIARRHHVLVVEDNPYGLLGFNGQTYPALRSMDAENVVYLSSFSKIIAPGMRIAWIVAPPGIRKKLILANEASILCPPNMSQMTITTYLDNFDWKKQISQYRGMYKERCDTMDAALKKYLPYCSWNKPKGGFYIWLQIPEGLNSKEMLPRAITAKVAYVAGTGFYLDGSGTHHMRLSFCYPTPEKITLGIKRLAGVMNSELKTAELFGTAPADADTHARHEDRKD; encoded by the coding sequence ATGTCTGAAACCGAAAACCCCAAGTCCAAGGTCTTCAACAGCGACCCGTGGTACGGCTCGTATGCGGCCCGCGCCGACAACATGCGCGCCTCCGAGATTCGCGCGCTTTTCGCCACGGCCTCGCGCCCGGACGTCGTCTCGCTGGCCGGCGGCATGCCATACCTGAAGTATCTGCCGTTCAAGGAACTTTCGCAGCTCATCGCCAAGATGCTCGTCGACAAGGGCGACGTGGCCTGGCAGTATGGTTCGGCGCAGGGCGACCCGCATCTGCGCGAGGACGTGCTGCAGATCATGGCACTCGAGGGCATCAAGGACGTGCAGCCCGACGACGTGGTGATTTCCAACGGTTCGCAGAACGCCATCGACCTGGTCACTCGCATCATGTGCGACCCGGGCGATGTGGTGATCACGGAGGCCCCGAACTACGTAGGTGCGCTGGGCGTCTTCGCCTCCTTCCAAGTCGAAGTGGTCAACGCGATGACCGACGCGGACGGGCTCATCCCCGAATCGTTCGAGGAGACCATCGTCGCCCAGCAAAAAGCCGGCAAGAAGGTCAAGTTCCTCTATACCGTGCCCAATTTTCACAACCCCGCCGGCGTGACCATGAGCGTGGAACGCAGGCCGAAGATCCTCGAGATCGCGCGACGCCACCATGTGCTCGTCGTGGAAGACAACCCTTACGGACTGCTCGGTTTCAACGGCCAGACCTACCCCGCGCTGCGCTCGATGGACGCCGAGAACGTGGTCTACCTTTCCAGCTTCTCCAAGATCATCGCGCCGGGCATGCGCATCGCGTGGATCGTGGCGCCTCCGGGGATCCGCAAGAAGCTCATCCTGGCCAACGAGGCATCGATCCTCTGCCCGCCGAACATGAGCCAGATGACCATCACCACCTATCTCGACAATTTCGACTGGAAGAAGCAGATCAGCCAGTACCGTGGCATGTACAAGGAGCGCTGCGACACCATGGACGCGGCGCTCAAGAAGTACCTGCCATACTGCTCCTGGAACAAGCCGAAAGGTGGTTTCTATATCTGGCTGCAGATTCCCGAAGGCCTCAATTCCAAGGAGATGCTGCCGCGCGCCATCACCGCTAAAGTCGCCTACGTGGCCGGCACCGGCTTCTACCTCGACGGCAGCGGCACGCACCATATGCGCCTTTCGTTCTGCTACCCGACGCCGGAGAAGATCACGCTGGGTATCAAGCGTCTCGCGGGTGTGATGAACAGCGAACTCAAGACCGCGGAACTCTTCGGAACGGCCCCGGCCGACGCGGATACACACGCCAGGCACGAGGATAGGAAAGACTGA
- a CDS encoding D-alanine--D-alanine ligase — MAKHIKTTKRSTKAQDHAPIDRAATKVLVICGGMSHERDVSLASGHRVGGYLEKADWNVAVHDMDSELLPYLSDPKTRPDIVWPLLHGANGEDGSIRDILELEGLPYIGSRAKASRTAWSKPIAKNVVRKLGGLSTPVSVTLPESTFRELGAKKVVDLLVSSLALPLFVKPTQGGSAMGCTRVDKASELPQAMVNSFAYGDVALVERAVTGTEISVSVLEIDGEPLVLPPLEVATFDGDYDYEARVNPGPTDFYVPARLPEAVLKAAQEAALTAHNTLSLRDISRTDFIVDADGTPQFLESNVAPGMTATSQLPQAAIAAGYSLPDLYSQLVESVLRQHRAA; from the coding sequence ATGGCAAAGCATATCAAGACCACCAAGCGTTCAACCAAGGCACAAGACCATGCTCCCATCGACCGCGCAGCCACCAAAGTGCTCGTCATCTGCGGCGGGATGAGCCACGAACGCGACGTCTCGCTCGCCAGCGGCCACCGCGTCGGCGGCTACCTCGAAAAGGCCGACTGGAACGTCGCCGTGCACGATATGGACAGCGAGCTGCTGCCGTATCTGAGCGACCCGAAGACCCGCCCCGACATCGTCTGGCCGCTGCTGCACGGGGCCAACGGCGAGGACGGCTCGATCCGCGACATCCTCGAGCTGGAAGGCCTGCCGTATATCGGTTCACGCGCCAAGGCCTCGCGCACGGCCTGGAGCAAGCCCATCGCCAAGAACGTGGTGCGCAAGCTCGGCGGCCTTTCCACCCCGGTTTCGGTGACGCTGCCCGAATCGACGTTCCGCGAGCTGGGCGCGAAGAAAGTGGTGGATCTGCTCGTTTCGTCGCTCGCGTTGCCGCTTTTCGTCAAGCCCACCCAAGGCGGATCGGCGATGGGCTGCACCCGCGTCGACAAGGCTTCCGAACTGCCGCAAGCCATGGTCAACAGCTTCGCGTACGGCGACGTCGCGCTGGTGGAGCGGGCCGTCACCGGCACCGAGATTTCGGTCTCCGTGCTGGAAATCGACGGCGAGCCACTCGTGCTGCCGCCGCTCGAGGTGGCCACTTTCGACGGCGACTACGACTATGAGGCGCGCGTCAACCCCGGCCCGACCGATTTCTACGTGCCTGCGCGTCTGCCTGAAGCCGTTCTGAAAGCGGCACAGGAAGCGGCGCTCACCGCGCACAATACGCTGAGCCTGCGCGACATCTCCCGCACCGACTTCATCGTCGACGCCGATGGCACCCCGCAGTTCCTCGAGTCGAACGTGGCCCCCGGCATGACCGCAACCTCGCAGCTGCCCCAGGCCGCCATCGCCGCGGGCTACAGCCTGCCCGACCTCTACTCGCAGCTGGTCGAGTCCGTCCTGCGCCAGCATCGCGCCGCCTGA
- the murJ gene encoding murein biosynthesis integral membrane protein MurJ → MAVGTAASRITGQVRTILLAAALGTTGMAADAYQAGSQIPQVIFTLVSGGIFNAVLVPQIVRTLKKKDAQDRLNKLVTLAIALLLGVTLLVALLTPPLTRLYVNGDHDMLALATSFTFWCVPQIFFYGLYTVLGQILAAKDRFGTYAWSSVGANVISCIGFTAFILMFGRANRQPLSFWTSGKIALTAGMWTLGVAFQALVLFLPLRKIGLHYRPSWGIHGFGLRSMGSVAAWGIGIVVVDQLQTIVNQRVLTSVPGKAAQLHLNVLDMAGNASYWNANTIYILPYSLIATSVATAMFPKISQAIADHDLDGAREDLSGSLRNVWLMMCLFTVMFIVIPTPITLALLPSVSVKEAVLMAGPLAALSIGLPFSSTYLIIQRTFYAFEDGYHPFFFTLLVSGGQALMIVIAILFISPFNWATTVGVTMSLSFILAFPVIITMMRKRFQGRLDGKRIATAFGKGIIASLVAAAVGWLLRYPVYGLFGADIEPGSGVRGGHMNWLQAVGVCCVLGIIVTLLYVGTLWVLRTQELMPIARSLAGRFGIKLPGNDGTGSQGNGYQGNEHDTSDTEEKDSQTAGDKFPFGTGHPRHYDPIGFNPLDSGATDDDADRENLKVDAETGNGPEPASASHETEPAAAAPESQKPNQFPVVEISDDLTFASVSAISPLGETADTELPPLPIEPVNSADTSYGDRSAQQIKPLFDLGDASSHQNGAEIETDGDDAQSGNPTESGLERPTSAADFSWLTAASLGLPPVAADDAMALERQVGKAARHRAR, encoded by the coding sequence ATGGCCGTGGGGACGGCGGCAAGCCGCATCACGGGCCAGGTTCGCACCATCCTGCTCGCCGCCGCGCTCGGCACGACAGGCATGGCGGCCGACGCCTACCAGGCCGGCTCGCAGATTCCCCAGGTCATCTTCACGCTGGTTTCCGGCGGCATCTTCAACGCTGTGCTCGTTCCGCAGATCGTGCGCACGCTCAAAAAGAAGGACGCACAGGACCGGCTCAACAAGCTCGTCACCCTCGCCATCGCGCTGCTGCTAGGCGTGACGCTGCTCGTGGCGCTGCTGACCCCTCCGCTCACGCGTCTCTACGTCAACGGTGACCACGACATGCTGGCCTTGGCGACCTCGTTCACCTTCTGGTGCGTCCCGCAAATCTTCTTCTACGGCCTTTACACCGTGCTCGGCCAGATCCTCGCCGCCAAAGACCGTTTCGGCACCTACGCCTGGAGTTCGGTGGGCGCCAACGTCATCAGCTGCATCGGTTTCACCGCGTTCATCCTCATGTTCGGCCGCGCGAACAGGCAACCCCTGAGCTTCTGGACCAGCGGGAAAATCGCCTTGACGGCGGGCATGTGGACGCTGGGCGTGGCGTTCCAGGCGCTCGTCCTGTTTCTGCCGCTGCGCAAGATCGGCCTGCACTATCGGCCGAGCTGGGGCATCCACGGCTTCGGCCTGCGTTCGATGGGTTCCGTGGCGGCCTGGGGCATCGGCATCGTCGTGGTCGATCAGTTGCAGACCATCGTCAACCAGCGCGTGCTCACCAGCGTGCCCGGCAAGGCGGCGCAGTTGCATCTCAACGTGCTCGATATGGCCGGCAACGCCAGCTATTGGAACGCCAACACCATTTACATCCTGCCCTATTCGCTCATCGCCACCTCCGTCGCCACGGCGATGTTCCCCAAGATCTCGCAGGCCATCGCCGACCACGACCTCGACGGGGCGCGCGAAGATCTCAGCGGTTCGCTGCGCAATGTCTGGCTGATGATGTGCCTGTTCACCGTGATGTTCATCGTCATCCCCACGCCGATCACGCTCGCCCTGCTGCCCAGCGTGAGCGTCAAGGAGGCGGTGCTGATGGCCGGTCCGCTCGCCGCGCTGTCGATCGGGCTGCCGTTCTCCTCGACCTATCTGATCATCCAACGCACGTTCTACGCCTTCGAGGACGGCTACCACCCCTTCTTCTTCACCCTGTTGGTCTCGGGCGGGCAGGCGCTGATGATCGTCATCGCGATCCTGTTCATCTCGCCGTTCAACTGGGCCACCACGGTGGGCGTTACGATGTCCTTGTCGTTCATCCTGGCCTTCCCTGTCATCATCACTATGATGCGCAAGCGTTTCCAAGGCCGGCTCGACGGCAAACGCATCGCCACCGCGTTCGGCAAAGGCATCATCGCCTCACTGGTCGCCGCCGCGGTCGGTTGGCTGCTGCGCTACCCGGTCTACGGGCTATTCGGCGCCGATATCGAGCCGGGCTCGGGCGTGCGCGGCGGGCATATGAACTGGTTGCAGGCCGTGGGCGTCTGCTGTGTGCTGGGCATCATCGTCACGCTGCTGTATGTGGGTACGTTGTGGGTACTTCGTACGCAGGAACTGATGCCGATCGCACGTTCGCTGGCCGGCAGATTCGGTATCAAACTTCCCGGCAATGACGGCACCGGCAGTCAGGGAAACGGTTATCAAGGAAACGAGCACGACACCTCTGATACCGAAGAGAAGGATTCCCAGACTGCGGGAGACAAATTCCCTTTCGGTACAGGTCATCCGCGGCATTATGACCCGATTGGCTTCAACCCGTTGGACAGTGGCGCGACGGACGATGATGCGGATCGCGAAAACCTGAAAGTCGACGCAGAAACCGGCAATGGTCCCGAGCCCGCTTCGGCATCGCACGAAACCGAGCCGGCGGCAGCAGCCCCTGAATCCCAAAAGCCGAATCAATTCCCGGTGGTCGAGATATCGGACGACCTCACGTTTGCTTCCGTTTCCGCGATTTCACCATTAGGCGAAACAGCCGATACGGAACTTCCGCCGCTTCCTATCGAACCCGTCAATTCCGCCGATACGTCTTATGGCGATCGCTCGGCCCAACAAATCAAGCCGCTTTTCGACCTCGGCGACGCATCGTCACACCAAAACGGCGCTGAAATCGAGACCGACGGCGACGATGCCCAATCCGGCAATCCCACCGAATCCGGCCTCGAACGCCCGACCTCAGCCGCTGATTTCTCGTGGCTTACTGCGGCATCGTTGGGCTTGCCACCGGTTGCCGCGGACGACGCAATGGCGTTGGAACGGCAAGTCGGCAAAGCCGCCCGTCACCGCGCTCGCTGA
- a CDS encoding threonine/serine exporter family protein produces MPLDTADIERDWDTPVVDAGIAAKASIIARVGLLDLRAGTGSFRIRELMHRIGYPLGVHVRANINLTDMGVSCSDGVSRITQVVDLPTTGVNTERIWLLEHFADWFSVNIGAPATTYHAQTAVSQAMVQQLDNPDAERSVLRATQKAHREIERRKRIHEKAVKRAKKRGFQPPKGEYAEHFEHIGKTREDIAAERAAAAAGNNVGKKVASEPVRNGSDSVDSHNQASGNSVNVNNTVNQNVDSVRAANSAAATSSVATKSAGSKPQTSVGAAPKLSSNTSRGITVRQAHERLSLIQHRKPLYAPWFSAIASAVACACFVFLLGGGPYDMIGAFIGAGIGHWVRRRLFVYHLNQFFVTFVAVAVAAFACVGTLRLIGVFDPVALRHDTAYIGAMLFVIPGFPLITGGLDIAKMDLPSGIQRLVYTLALILMATLAGWMVASIVHLSPQGFEPLGLNPWVTGALRALCAFGGVWGFSVLFNSPQRMCFTAAIIGAITDTLRLTIVDFGMPPEAAAFLGAMLAGLLASVWRSSVRHGFLPPYLGYPRICLTVPSIVIMVPGLYMYRAMFYLGQFDTLNALDWAFRAFMVILCLPIGLAMARVITDKSWRYDV; encoded by the coding sequence ATGCCGCTGGACACCGCCGATATCGAGCGCGATTGGGACACGCCGGTGGTCGACGCCGGCATCGCGGCGAAGGCCAGCATTATCGCGCGCGTCGGGCTGCTCGACCTGCGCGCGGGCACGGGAAGTTTCCGTATCCGCGAGTTGATGCACCGCATCGGCTACCCGCTCGGCGTGCACGTGCGGGCGAACATCAACCTGACCGATATGGGCGTATCGTGCAGCGACGGCGTCAGTAGGATTACGCAGGTTGTCGATTTGCCGACAACCGGAGTCAATACGGAGCGTATCTGGCTGCTTGAGCACTTCGCCGATTGGTTCAGCGTCAATATCGGTGCGCCCGCGACCACTTACCACGCGCAGACCGCGGTGTCGCAGGCGATGGTGCAGCAGCTCGACAACCCCGACGCCGAGCGTTCCGTGCTGCGTGCCACGCAGAAGGCTCACCGTGAGATCGAGCGGCGTAAACGAATTCATGAAAAGGCCGTCAAACGTGCCAAAAAGCGCGGGTTCCAGCCGCCGAAGGGCGAATATGCGGAGCATTTCGAGCACATCGGCAAGACGCGCGAGGACATCGCCGCCGAACGTGCGGCCGCGGCTGCCGGCAATAATGTCGGCAAGAAGGTCGCTTCTGAGCCCGTCCGTAATGGTTCCGACAGCGTTGATAGCCATAATCAGGCATCGGGTAACTCCGTCAATGTCAATAATACAGTAAACCAAAATGTCGATAGTGTCAGGGCCGCTAATTCTGCTGCTGCCACTTCTTCTGTTGCAACGAAATCGGCAGGTTCCAAACCGCAAACCAGTGTCGGGGCCGCGCCGAAACTCAGCTCAAACACCAGCCGCGGCATCACCGTCCGGCAGGCGCATGAACGGCTGAGCCTTATCCAGCACCGCAAGCCGCTTTACGCCCCGTGGTTCTCGGCCATCGCCTCGGCCGTGGCGTGCGCGTGCTTCGTCTTCCTGCTCGGCGGCGGCCCTTACGACATGATCGGCGCGTTCATCGGCGCCGGCATCGGCCATTGGGTGCGTCGACGGTTGTTCGTCTACCACCTCAACCAGTTCTTCGTCACCTTCGTGGCGGTTGCGGTGGCTGCGTTCGCCTGTGTGGGCACGCTGCGGCTGATCGGCGTCTTCGACCCGGTGGCCCTGCGTCACGATACCGCCTACATCGGCGCGATGCTCTTCGTCATCCCCGGTTTCCCGCTGATCACGGGTGGTCTTGATATCGCCAAAATGGATCTGCCCAGCGGCATCCAGCGCCTGGTCTACACGCTCGCGCTCATCCTCATGGCCACGCTCGCCGGCTGGATGGTGGCGTCCATCGTCCACCTGAGCCCCCAGGGCTTCGAGCCGCTCGGCCTCAATCCGTGGGTCACCGGCGCCCTGCGTGCGCTCTGCGCGTTCGGTGGGGTCTGGGGCTTCTCGGTGCTGTTCAACTCGCCGCAGCGCATGTGCTTCACCGCCGCGATCATCGGTGCCATCACCGACACCCTGCGCCTCACCATCGTCGATTTCGGCATGCCGCCCGAGGCCGCCGCGTTCCTGGGCGCGATGCTCGCCGGTCTGCTCGCCTCGGTCTGGCGCTCGTCGGTGCGCCACGGGTTCCTGCCGCCCTACCTGGGCTACCCGCGCATCTGCCTGACCGTGCCGTCCATCGTCATCATGGTGCCCGGCCTCTATATGTACCGCGCGATGTTCTACTTGGGCCAGTTCGATACCCTGAACGCGCTTGATTGGGCCTTCCGCGCCTTCATGGTCATCCTCTGCCTGCCCATCGGCCTGGCGATGGCCCGCGTGATCACCGACAAGTCCTGGCGTTACGACGTCTGA
- a CDS encoding type II toxin-antitoxin system RelB/DinJ family antitoxin has product MATTTAFTMRMDSDLKRQFDAIANALGLSATAAFNVMAKKFVEDRGFPFSVRLPESFNPNQTTIEAMQYAQERADGKVPDDSPAFTNAADAMAYLNQKADRVSD; this is encoded by the coding sequence ATGGCAACCACTACCGCTTTTACGATGCGCATGGACAGCGATCTCAAACGACAGTTCGATGCCATAGCCAATGCGTTGGGGCTTTCTGCAACGGCGGCATTCAACGTCATGGCCAAGAAGTTCGTCGAGGACCGCGGGTTCCCCTTTTCGGTACGGCTTCCCGAATCGTTCAATCCAAACCAAACAACCATCGAAGCCATGCAATATGCACAGGAAAGAGCCGACGGCAAAGTACCCGACGACTCGCCGGCGTTCACCAACGCGGCAGACGCCATGGCGTATCTGAACCAAAAGGCCGATCGTGTTTCAGATTAA
- a CDS encoding type II toxin-antitoxin system YafQ family toxin: MFQIKIDSQFVKDYAAFRRRYPYLVAELQSAIDELAQNGKVSSGYRPHPLNNPGGNYNGHIDFHLSDGEVDVVVLYLPHKSNPVIRLVRIGEHAQLFQGPLQ; the protein is encoded by the coding sequence GTGTTTCAGATTAAGATTGATTCGCAGTTCGTCAAGGATTACGCGGCGTTCAGACGACGATACCCGTATCTCGTTGCCGAATTGCAGTCCGCCATCGATGAGCTGGCCCAGAACGGCAAGGTATCATCAGGATATCGCCCGCATCCGCTAAACAATCCAGGCGGCAACTATAACGGCCACATTGATTTCCACCTTTCCGACGGAGAAGTTGACGTAGTCGTTCTGTACCTGCCACACAAATCGAACCCCGTTATTCGTCTCGTGCGCATCGGCGAACATGCCCAACTCTTCCAAGGGCCGCTACAGTGA
- a CDS encoding DUF3073 domain-containing protein, translated as MGRGRQKAKQKKMARKLKYLTTDTDYDELAKELGAQEPGSGSADPFTEVEKEYSRAHGKVDNDTHTEAADEHGDSPVADDDLDDYAKWAAEAAAKAANGDNAKSASASSTRKAPMPKPHKPIRMPVPSALRKPKPKASEA; from the coding sequence ATGGGCCGCGGACGTCAAAAGGCTAAACAGAAGAAAATGGCCCGTAAGCTGAAGTATTTGACAACCGACACCGATTACGACGAGCTGGCAAAGGAGCTTGGCGCGCAAGAACCAGGGAGTGGGTCGGCAGATCCGTTCACCGAGGTCGAGAAGGAATATTCAAGGGCTCACGGCAAGGTCGATAACGACACGCACACCGAAGCTGCAGACGAGCATGGGGACTCGCCGGTTGCCGATGACGATTTGGACGATTACGCCAAGTGGGCCGCCGAGGCGGCGGCAAAGGCGGCAAACGGTGACAACGCGAAATCCGCGTCCGCTTCCAGCACCAGGAAAGCGCCGATGCCGAAGCCGCACAAGCCCATTCGTATGCCAGTTCCCAGCGCCCTGCGCAAGCCGAAGCCCAAGGCCAGCGAGGCCTGA